The region CTTTCGTACTGAAGAGCCATGGTGATAGCTGAGAGGCGGTCTCCCTGGGCAGACCTTCTATTCCTGatagagagaagaggaagttAAAATCAAACGTTAACATGGCTTTATTCCATATTCTTCCCGTGTTGTCTTCTATTTACCTGATTCGAATGCTGGACTTGATTGGTTCTCCATGTTCCATCTCAGACTTCTTTTGTGCAAAAACCTTTTTGATGGTGTTTGCATCCTGGAAAACACGAGTAGGTCTTAGGTGTGTATGTCAAACATTGCTAATGACATCCCACATGTATCATATCCTCAATTACACACTCACCTTAAACACTTGTGATCCAGGCTCATTGTAAGTTTTGGCATTCTTGACCAGCAAATCTATATCTTTAGCCATGGCACTGACACTCCTGTAGTGGCCCAACTAAAAGCAGATACATTTGTTGGacattttatcaacataatgctgtaaataatacaaacaataatGCATATTTAATGGACCAGTGTGTAGGATTTAAGGGGATCTATTGGCAGAAATGGAATATAATATTCATAACTGTGTTTTCATTAGTGTCACCTGAATCTAACTAGCTTAGAATGAGCCCTTCATATCTACATAGGGAGGGGGTCCTCTTCCCCGTGGAAGGCTCCGTAGCCGGCCATGTTGCATTGCCATGTTTCTACAATACACTGGCTCTAGAGAGCGCCTTCCAAGTTTTTACGTTGAAGTGGCAGTGAACACACCTgaagggaggggtgaggggtgCAGTAGTCAGGTGGTTACAATATGCAACCTCACCACTAGAGGCCACTAGATCCTTCACACTGGTCCTTTAGTGTAGGAGGTGTAACAGCATACCTGAATCTTTTGAGCGATGATTTTCAAGTCTATTGGTTCCTTAATGATGGCATAATAATCTGGGTATTGCTAAATGAAAAGGGCAAACTACACATCAAAGTCAAGTCACTCATTTTACAGATAATGTGTTAAGTCATTCTGACGGTGCTCATACCATTTTGGAGGGAAGCTTCTGGAAGAGCTCGCTGACCAGACGGCCAGTGGGCTCAGTGTAAGACACCACAGCGTCAAGGAGCTGCTCAAGGACTTCTTTCAAGCAGGTAGgtacactctgtcacacacaagtGGTCAAACAGGAAAtactgatatacagtatactgtatacacattcaaactaaaaataactACATTATAACAAATCTACAGCAATAAGTATTAGATACCGTttatattatacaatattatGACATACTGTTTTcctgaaaacaactgaaaattGAAATCTGTCAATGGTGTGAGATGAGgtatataaaacataataagCAATGCAGCTcgttaaaaacattaaaaagcatgTATTTACAAGACAACATAGTTGTTAACATAGTTGGGAAATATTAATATGAGCACTGTCCCAACGGTATGGTAAGTCTGCGTAATAGAAAGAGGTCATACTTTAAATAAgtacattatttattcattactaTGCTAAAGAATGCAGCAACATGCTAAAAATTCTTCAAATGATATATACCAAACCACCTCATCCCTAGGTAAATCTGTGTTGTGAGTATAACGTTTTTAAAACACTATCAAAAGACATATTGAGTAAGATACTGTGAATTGATTCAACAGATTAGTAATATGGATTCTAACCTAAAGATTAATGTTATGAACAGTATGCACTGAATAAAGAGtcataataaatgtgtgttatgAGTAATGAATGTCACCTCATCCTCAGTGGACCCTCCGGGATTGTCTTGTGCATCGTAGccgtcttcatcatcctcatcatatTCCCCTCGCTGAACAAATTCATTCTTGGTTCGCAGGTAAAGGTCCCACAGTTTACAGGCTGCCCTGTACTCAGGGCTGTCAGACTAGATAGACACAAGCAATCCATATTCATGTAGGTGCACAGCCAGAGCCATGCATAGATATCATTTCATTTACTCCCcacagatgcattttttttaccttgtaATATGTTTTTGCATTGTTGAATAACAGTTGAAAGTCACTGGTGAGTTGTTCAACATCATCATACTCCTCCATCTTTAATTTCTGCTGGATTTTCATCATGTCAATAGGCTGAGACACCACGTGGTAATAGTCCGGTTGATTCCTGTAAGAAGTGGGGACCTGTAAATGTTCTGCCTctaatgtttgtgtgaaatccTTTGACTGATATTAAAGGAATTTCAGTAATTATATGCACATATCTAACGACCACTCATCCCTTTCCTCACCTTCGTTTGGGGGCTCGGATGAACAGCTCACACAACATCCTGCCCTGGTCATCCTTGTAATCTCTGATTGTGTTGTACAGTTCATGACATACAGCAATCTGCAAGGAAAggattaaaacactgaaaaatatccACATCCTCTCCCATGTCAACAACTCAATCTGTGTAGGTAGAATAAATCTGACAGTGtgttaaaagagaaaacaatagcTGAAATTTGTAAAAATTACAGGATCCACAGTTGGAATGTTTGAggtccttctcctctttctcccaaTTGAAGACACTAACGATGAAGTCTGGCTATCGTCAAAATCTCCTCCACTCACACTGCTAGAGGGGGATGTCGCCCTTCTCCTTTTCAAGGCCATGACGAACCCCTGAGGTAAAGAGCCAGTAAAACAAGTATAACTACATGGGGAACATCTTACATTAGAGCTATACACATTACATACTCAGCTTTGCAACAGTATAGAAAACAGTGTATAAACTGTAGAGAATAATCTCAATGAGGGACACAGCTCTGCAGCAGTCAGTTACGCCTGCTGTAACCCATGCCACATAATACAGAAAAGTGCCATTCCTTAATGATTACTCACAAAGCATTGTTCCTAGTTAtataataaaaactaattttattgtaaaaacatGACTACAGATGTTATTTTGTAACTATAGCTAGAGCTGCCAGCACGTCTCTCACCTACTTAAATTGCTGCAGTGTTTGCTAGAAGTCAGAAACCGGGTGACATTACGTACAGATGGGTAGTAAATCAATATTTACTTGTGGTCAAACTGTTGAATAACTGAGCAAGTGTAAATGACTAACATGGTTTTTCTTAGGACACATTTCGATTTGTTGTGGTAGGAAAAGGACAGGTGTTactgataacattaacaatgactgtgttctattcaagtgtcctcATGAGCACTTCAATGaccctgaaagtgaagcagctaaatagaattcagccatcattcattttataatatataacatcTGAGCATTTCTAACTGggcatgtcaaaatgtcttccattaACAAAAAGGCAGTTTGGAGCTGAATGTTTCTATCTCTGGATTGTACTTTTCATTGACCCGTTTATGTTTTACAGCTTCACTTTTACATGAAGTTCTTTAAAAAGGGAAGAAACGTGACAACATTTGTCAAGATGATAGAAAACTTTAAGTCATTGTAAGTCACAGAATGTAGCATTTTAAATGCTCACATTATATGTAGTGGCAGCAGGGCCATTGGGATGGGAGATACCCACGTCCTGCATGATGTAATTTCATGTTACCCCACATAAACTTTGAACCCTCATTAAATGCTTTACTTCAGACAACTAGACACGCGcgttacattttaatatattctCCTCTCAGATGGAAATAACAGAATAACCAATTCAAGGGTGTTTTTCCACAGACCCTCTCGTCTCCTCGTAGGTTTTATGTTCCTTATTTTCTGATTATAAAATGGTGACAACCACACTAGCTGACTGTCATCACCTTGAAAGACATTTCTATCAACAGACACCAATGATGATTGCGTGTCTGGAGGTTTGACTGACCACAAATGTTAACCGCTCTCCTTAATGTCATCTAACTAGCTGCGCACGGACTACAGTCCAGTGTGCGCACATCAGCAGTAAGCTAGCACACAGAGCAGCGGCTGTCCACGTACCTGTCACTCAGTGTGGACAGGTACAGACCACAgaacagctaacgttagccacagTTAACGGTTAGCCGTCAACATCACCTAACGTTAGTTAGCGCCGAGACAAAGGCTTCGCTGTAACAGCGTCTAACGTTACAAAGCTAACTAACGTTTACCGTTGACGACACTTGATGGAAAATATTCCAGTTTATATTTCAGTCCACTTAACATAGTTGTGTGCTTACCTTCTGTGAGCACGTTACTAGACCCGCAAAATCTTAACCATCAAAAAAGCCAATCACTTATCGATTTtagacagagggacagaagtGTGAAGTTAGTAATAATTCAACTACCACTTCCGTCTCCCCACCTTCAGAATAAAGGCGTACATTTTCCGACGTAGTTATACGTGCGTTTTTCATAATTATAATGattatttctccttttcttacTTGAATGTGGGATTTATTTGATAAGCAGATCGCATAATTATGACCACCTTAGTATTTAGATACCTTATCCATGgcataattaaaaacacaaaacgtaTAAGCTACGACGTCGCTGACTGCGCAATGACCGCAACAGAGTTCCTGTTAGTTGAATTCCATTTTACACATCAACCTCGCCATTAAACCTCTTCGTTTCGGCTTAACAAAACCACTTCAGCTCTCTAATCTACATAAAACTACAACATCAGCTACGTCAAGTAGTCATTTTCACAGAAATTACTCCTGTCCTAAAATCATATAATATCCCCACTAGCTCATTGAGAACTGCTTGTTTCCATGTATGATGTGAACAGACAGTCACGCATAAGCAGCAGTTTTTGTACCTTGAAGATGTATTTAAAATCCCTTGAATTCCTGATATGTTATTCCTTGGTGTTTGAGAGTTACAGGTTCTCATGGAAACATTTAGTTGCCATGCCACCTAACTCATCTTGACAATTGCAAACGACAATAAAAGCTCAATTTGGCTGAATGGTTCTCTGTTTTCTGAAGTTGATCAGAATTTAAGTTGTACATAAGTCATCATAAAGacaattgaatatttttgtcaGATTTCTCAATAATAAGTGGAACTAACCCATTCTTGTGGAGGTTATGATACCATATTGGTGcatattacatgtttattgTTGATGTTCTGCAACCAGCTGCAGCTCATGTTACTGGATAATTTCACCTGTTCAGACCTCTAAAAgcaatttaaatgaaactggGACAAAAtcactattttttattttattttaatgggtCACAAGCCCAAAAGGATGCACAGTTCTACAGCACTCAAACATGTAACTACTGTAGCACTTGACAAGGAAATGGGTACAAAAAATGGTCACTTGTCAACTACATATGAAAAGATTAAaggctttaaaatgtcttcGACACCTCCCTCCTCACATTTTCTAATTCGGTCTGTGAGGTCCAATAGATGTATAACAGTAGTATGTCATTTGTTCAGCAGTATACAAGTTGAACTATTGTTTTAGCCAGATGAACACACAATGCAATGactttaaatatattgagtTAGTaatgtgttgggtttttttcaccTGCTGGGCAGCTCCAGGCAGACACATGCAAGTATTATATAGATTTCCTGTCTGGATGAAGGATGAAGacgaaaaaacaaacaaacactataGCCTGTATGATAATACGGTTGACAGCTGCAGTAATATATCACTGACAATGTGAAAGACAGAAGATGGTCAGTTGATGTTTGAGGTAGAACCAGACAGGAACCGCACATCGAAGGAGATAATCACCTCCAAAGTTTTCACACCCTTAAAGAGGATACCATGATTGCCACTCCCACAGTCTTGGGCAGGTTATACCACATTTTTGAGATATGACCAATGGTGCCAATGAAAGCAAAAATATATCCTAGAATGTAGTTTAAGTGTCACAACATCACAATAAACAGGCAACAGAATGTCTGAAGTCAAGCCAATGAAAATTATTGACTAAATAAATTGTAATCCAAGGAAAGGAAATTCACTTTCAATTTGTTTAGCAGGAAGTAGTATAAAATACTACGTTGACAGGACAAGTTGATGTGTCATTGGGCAATATTCATGTATAAGGTAAATTTAGAAATTGTACTTAGAGAGGTGAAATTGGAGTAGAGATCCAACTCTGTTTTCGAAGACACACCTTTATTACTTGGTGAAGACCATGTTTCTAAAGTCCATAGTGAAAACCGGTTGGGCAGGAAAGGACCACTATGAAAATaagttattttaacttttactgtttttatcttGTGTCATGCTTCAATTGTATGCATAATGTCTTGTTTGtattacaatatatttatagttttattttatttccctttttgtcTACACATGTCTGGGTTTCATGTTCTATTGaatctgtgtctttgtgtttttgttttcttcttttctttgcttttttgtgaacAGCTGCACAAGTGTATtatgtgtatgttgtttttgacagaaTTAAATCAagtaaatcaaatcaaattaataaaataaccTAATAAACCCCAGAAGATGGCAGTAATGTACCATAAAGAACACCAACTGCCGTAAACTCTCAAatgcgaagaagaagaaggcaacatccacgaagaagaagaagagacccGGGGCAGGAAGTGTATGTTCATCGGTCCCATGTGTCGGTCTTcacttattcattcattcttgaAAAGACAACTTTAGCTCCATTGCAGATTGTAGTTTTTCAAGGATCACGGACATCATTGTGGTGTAAGGATACGACACATTATCTTTCCCAAATAAACCAAAGACGAAAACGGTGGTGTCTCTGCAAGCAAACAGTAACgttaacgctagctagctaacgtagaAATCGCGCTAAAGTTGTTTGGAAAATCTCACTGAGAAAGTCAAGTGCGTTGTCTGAATGAAAAGTGCAGTGGATACCAGCATGATTAAGGAGAACCGGTGGAACATACCCCCTAATGCTCCAGCGTGCATGGAGAAGCATCTGTGCTCGGCGCAATACAGAGCAGGTAGGTAACACGGAGCAAGCTAGCTGAAGGTTACACATGAAAACACGTGGTGCAGCTAGATGGTTATTATTAGTCTCAGTCTGTTTACATCTGTACTGATGTGCAAGGGTCCTCTGGTATATTTGGTGTATATACAATCCGCCAAATTGTTagataaataacatttttggcTATAAAAGTTGTGCACTCGCACAGCAGACAGCTAAGTTCTTTATTTTGCTGCAGGTGGGTAGATAATAAGCAAGCGTCTTGCATTTTGCAGTGTAAATATGATCAACTCTTAACTCAGTTTAGTTTTCTGTCTAGGCAGcattaaaatatgtgtttaaatgttttttcttatttgctcTCTTCACAGATGGCACTCTTCTGCTCGGTGCCTCCAGCCTCACTGGTAGGAGCTGGCAGGGATCTGTTTGGATCTACAGTGACCCTGCACAGGCCCCCAATGAGGAGCTCTGCAAAGCTGGTGTGCAGACTGAGACTGGAGTCACAGATGTCAAATGGGTATCAGAAAAGGGTGTTGTTGTTGCGTCAGACTCTGGTAAGAAGCAGGTTCATAGCCATTATGAATCACGCACTGGTCTTGAGACTTGCATGTTAAACTGGATTTTATTTGATCACTTCCCGTGCAGGTGCCTTGGAGCTCTGGGAACTGGCAGAGGACGAGCGCCTGCTGGTGAATCGCTTCACCAAACATGAGCACGACCACATTGTCACCACAGTGAGCCCAGTTTCTGGAGCGAGCAGCGCTGTCACTGGCAGCATGGACTGTCGGTCAGAACCATATTTTATGCAACTACACACACCTGAAGTGTCACTGCAGAACAGAAGCatgttgattgtttgttttaacctttGGCATTATGGTTTTGTCAGTTACTTTTTTCACCCCTTTCTCATCACGTCACATCTTTTCCACTTTCATCGTCACAGAATTAAAGTCTGGGATCTCAGTCAGGAGAGGGCTGTCACTACCTACAGCGGTAAGGGAACATCTCAAAACGGCAGAATACGGAGATCTCAGAATACCTAGTTAGTAGCAATGGGAAGTGTTGATCTTTTTTTAACCAATCACTTTAGATCCAGTTTAAGTTTTATGGATTTTATATCTTAATCTTTCTGCTAAAGTTAAGTAGAAAGATAAGTCACAGAGTGGTCTTAATGGagcagtaatttaaaaaaaaaagaaaatgctcattGATAAAGGTAGTGAAAACCCTCAACTGAATATGTATCcaaccttttttcttcctccagtgcacacacagccagtcaGTTGTGTTGCCTGCAGTCCAATAGACgagtctctcttcatctcctgtGGTCAAGTAAGATACTG is a window of Enoplosus armatus isolate fEnoArm2 chromosome 3, fEnoArm2.hap1, whole genome shotgun sequence DNA encoding:
- the wdr77 gene encoding methylosome protein WDR77 yields the protein MKSAVDTSMIKENRWNIPPNAPACMEKHLCSAQYRADGTLLLGASSLTGRSWQGSVWIYSDPAQAPNEELCKAGVQTETGVTDVKWVSEKGVVVASDSGALELWELAEDERLLVNRFTKHEHDHIVTTVSPVSGASSAVTGSMDCRIKVWDLSQERAVTTYSVHTQPVSCVACSPIDESLFISCGQDGRVLMWDKRKPNKPASRIDIESPICSPTTVAWHPHHRSTIAFGDELGRVTVKDFLGTEPSRVENVHSRRVNGLAFSTHSASMLASTSDDCSLAVLNSELQEILRDRRHQDFVKGVCWLHGGSNTLTTVGWDHLVLHHTVDPAAGAPNSSS